One genomic region from Fictibacillus marinisediminis encodes:
- a CDS encoding AMP-binding protein encodes MHIKMTELQKEYLMFKDNDSREGVGTNHYIEFIYNGHIRDFEQAFEKLIESQPMLNARIFDNENFIIEEVLKYKIPVHENQHFDSSLVELKRKELSQKKYGMKDYPLFTIEAIEEKEGLRIFLSIDLLITDGLGVSELIQQLKMFLSNPIMSGNDYSNELLHIQNFYQETRSCERYIESKDYYINNIENIYPAPQINYQTEQTMAIDFLRQECSIKKDLYELLKKKADELSTSVTSILLTSYSLILSKWSKEQNFSINLYYSNRPEGKEYHKIIGNFTSSFLLQTSFDFDKSFKENIQRLKLSLDQASRYKYFETTEVIREMKKKSLSAITPVSFTSLLFNEEADLFDNVLKEDYCFSPNLETYLDFQVKNIGEELNISWNYRSDMFDTTIIDTMFSEYCSLIFGFLNSTEDVISNYTLSKKSELISKYEKYNSQTSKIDFKFNTLKQHLEKTANKYPEKVFATINNTEYTFNQIFDLAQNKAEEIRRIKKEHKKNKVRIAFNGKKNIHSIVCIFACILTNDSFCVVNESFGDEKTEEILSSIQNYIYFKNGELTKISDINVHIDKEEAYVIHTSGTTGQPKGIIITEKAALNTVYDILEKFNITQKDTVMNISNLYFDLSIFDIFGSIICGMSVVFVEAYDSTWFFENDYHNKISIWNSTPALAKEFLLKYKFENLRGILVSGDFVPKKTVEELFCSYDRIQLYALGGATEASIWSNYYDCSSYQNVSTIPYGVPLANQELYIIDSKGDLCDFRVLGEICIAGKGLAKGYLSEKQTNDSFVWNEELKEIIYKTGDLGYLGTDNLIYIVGRVTSEIKHNGYRIDLREIEKYINRQADVSNSVAFIEKMQTGRTRLISAIVCKDNPDIKRQIRSELSKKLPLYMIPNRIISIPEIPLTKNGKVDIKSLCSML; translated from the coding sequence ATGCATATTAAAATGACAGAACTACAAAAAGAATATCTAATGTTTAAAGATAATGACTCTCGAGAAGGAGTAGGTACGAACCATTACATAGAATTTATATATAATGGTCACATTAGAGATTTTGAACAGGCTTTTGAAAAGTTAATTGAATCTCAACCTATGCTAAATGCGAGGATTTTTGATAATGAGAATTTTATTATCGAAGAAGTTTTAAAATATAAAATTCCAGTTCATGAGAATCAGCACTTTGATTCTTCATTAGTAGAACTGAAGAGAAAAGAATTATCTCAAAAGAAATATGGAATGAAAGATTACCCTCTCTTTACAATAGAAGCGATTGAAGAGAAAGAAGGCCTTAGAATTTTTTTAAGTATAGATCTTCTTATTACAGATGGACTAGGCGTTTCCGAGCTTATACAACAGTTAAAGATGTTCTTATCTAATCCAATTATGTCAGGTAATGATTATTCAAATGAATTGTTGCATATACAAAACTTTTATCAAGAAACAAGAAGTTGTGAAAGATATATAGAGTCAAAAGATTACTACATAAATAACATTGAAAATATCTATCCAGCTCCTCAAATTAATTATCAGACGGAACAAACGATGGCTATAGATTTTTTACGTCAAGAATGCAGTATTAAGAAGGATCTTTATGAACTACTTAAAAAAAAGGCAGATGAGCTATCCACTTCTGTGACGAGTATCCTCCTCACTTCATATTCACTAATTCTCTCTAAATGGTCCAAAGAGCAAAATTTCTCAATTAATTTATATTATTCTAATCGTCCAGAAGGGAAAGAATATCATAAAATAATCGGTAATTTCACATCTTCATTTTTATTGCAGACAAGTTTTGATTTCGATAAATCCTTCAAAGAGAATATTCAAAGACTTAAGTTAAGTCTTGATCAGGCTTCAAGATATAAGTATTTTGAAACAACGGAAGTAATACGTGAGATGAAAAAAAAGTCCCTTTCTGCAATTACTCCTGTATCTTTTACATCATTGTTATTTAATGAAGAAGCTGATTTGTTTGATAATGTATTAAAGGAAGATTATTGTTTTTCACCGAATCTAGAGACGTATCTAGATTTTCAGGTAAAAAACATAGGAGAAGAATTGAATATTTCTTGGAACTATCGAAGTGATATGTTTGACACAACTATAATTGATACAATGTTTTCTGAATACTGCTCATTAATTTTTGGATTTTTAAACTCAACTGAAGACGTTATTAGCAATTATACTCTTTCAAAGAAGTCCGAATTAATTTCAAAATACGAGAAATACAATTCTCAAACAAGTAAGATCGATTTTAAATTCAATACATTAAAGCAACACTTAGAAAAAACAGCAAACAAATATCCAGAAAAAGTATTTGCAACTATTAATAACACTGAATATACCTTCAACCAAATATTTGATTTGGCCCAAAATAAAGCCGAGGAAATTCGGAGAATAAAAAAAGAGCATAAAAAAAATAAAGTACGTATTGCATTCAATGGAAAAAAAAATATTCATTCTATTGTTTGCATTTTTGCCTGCATATTAACTAATGATTCTTTTTGTGTGGTCAATGAGAGTTTTGGAGATGAAAAAACCGAAGAAATTCTTTCAAGTATACAAAACTACATCTATTTTAAAAATGGTGAATTAACCAAGATATCTGATATAAATGTTCACATCGATAAAGAAGAAGCATATGTAATACACACATCGGGAACAACAGGACAACCTAAAGGAATAATAATTACAGAAAAAGCAGCTCTAAATACGGTTTATGATATTCTTGAAAAGTTTAATATCACTCAAAAAGATACAGTAATGAATATTTCAAATTTGTATTTTGATCTTTCCATTTTTGACATTTTCGGATCGATAATTTGTGGAATGTCGGTTGTTTTTGTGGAAGCCTACGATAGTACTTGGTTTTTTGAAAATGACTATCACAATAAAATCAGCATTTGGAATTCAACACCTGCTTTAGCGAAAGAATTTTTACTAAAGTATAAATTTGAAAATTTGAGAGGGATATTAGTTAGCGGGGATTTCGTACCGAAGAAAACAGTTGAAGAGTTATTTTGTAGTTATGATCGTATCCAATTATATGCTTTAGGGGGAGCAACAGAAGCTTCCATCTGGTCAAATTACTATGATTGTTCTTCTTATCAAAATGTTTCTACTATACCATATGGTGTGCCGCTTGCTAACCAAGAGCTATATATTATCGATTCAAAAGGGGACTTGTGTGATTTTCGGGTTTTAGGAGAAATCTGTATAGCAGGAAAAGGGCTTGCAAAGGGTTACCTTAGTGAAAAACAAACGAATGATTCGTTTGTTTGGAACGAGGAACTGAAGGAAATAATATACAAAACAGGAGATTTAGGTTACTTGGGAACGGACAATCTCATTTATATAGTAGGAAGAGTTACAAGTGAAATTAAGCATAATGGTTATAGAATAGATTTACGAGAAATAGAAAAATATATTAATAGGCAAGCTGATGTCTCAAACTCAGTTGCTTTTATCGAAAAGATGCAAACTGGTCGTACACGATTAATAAGCGCTATAGTTTGTAAGGATAATCCAGATATTAAGAGACAAATACGTTCTGAATTATCAAAGAAATTGCCTTTATATATGATACCTAATCGTATTATTTCGATTCCAGAAATACCTCTGACGAAAAATGGTAAAGTTGATATAAAATCTCTTTGCAGCATGTTATAA
- a CDS encoding phosphopantetheine-binding protein gives MNELNNNEGILKRVVLVFSEQLNQPGVLPEDNFYDLGGDSLTAMKIKNELEEQLSIKVSIESIMLTETIGEFADDLAERVLVVS, from the coding sequence ATGAACGAATTAAACAATAACGAAGGCATTTTAAAAAGGGTAGTACTTGTGTTTTCTGAACAACTTAACCAACCAGGAGTTCTACCGGAAGACAATTTTTATGATTTAGGTGGTGACTCTTTAACTGCAATGAAAATCAAAAATGAACTAGAAGAGCAGTTATCGATAAAAGTATCTATTGAAAGCATTATGTTGACTGAGACAATTGGTGAGTTCGCTGATGATCTGGCAGAAAGAGTATTAGTCGTAAGCTAG